In the Camelus bactrianus isolate YW-2024 breed Bactrian camel chromosome 17, ASM4877302v1, whole genome shotgun sequence genome, one interval contains:
- the LOC105061818 gene encoding C-C chemokine receptor type 1, translating to MEISATPKDYDMTTEYDYGGSTPCQKTEARAFGAQLLPPLYSLVFVIGLIGNILVVLVLMQYKRLRSMTSIYLLNLAISDLIFLFTLPFWIDYKLKDDWIFGDHMCKLLSGLYFIGLYSEIFFIILLTIDRYLAVVHAVFALRARTVTFGIITSIVIWVLAILASVPGFHFSKTQWEFTHYTCSLHFPHESLRKWKQFQALKLNILGLVLPLLVMIVCYTGIIKILLRRPNEKKSKAVRLIFLIMIIFFLFWTPYNLTVFVSAFQDSLFTHECEQSRQLDLAIQVTEVIAYTHCCVNPVIYVFVGERFRKYLRQLFHRAVAVALAKWLPFLSTERLERVSSMSPSTGEHELSNGF from the coding sequence ATGGAAATTTCAGCCACCCCAAAGGACTATGACATGACCACAGAATATGACTATGGGGGCTCAACCCCCTGCCAGAAGACAGAGGCAAGGGCCTTTGGGGCCCAGCTGCTGCCCCCCTTGTACTCCCTGGTATTTGTCATTGGCCTGATTGGCAACATCCTAGTGGTCCTAGTTCTCATGCAATACAAGAGGCTCAGAAGCATGACCAGCATCTACCTCCTCAACCTGGCCATTTCTGACCTGATCTTCCTCTTCACACTGCCCTTCTGGATTGACTACAagctgaaagatgactggatttTTGGGGATCACATGTGTAAGTTGCTCTCTGGGCTCTATTTCATTGGCTTGTACAGTGAGATCTTCTTCATTATCCTGCTCACCATCGACAGGTACCTGGCTGTTGTCCATGCAGTCTTTGCCCTGCGGGCTAGGACCGTCACCTTTGGTATCATCACCAGCATTGTCATCTGGGTCCTGGCTATCTTGGCTTCTGTCCCAGGATTTCACTTTTCCAAGACCCAGTGGGAGTTCACTCACTATACCTGCAGTCTTCATTTTCCTCATGAAAGCTTAAGAAAGTGGAAACAGTTCCAGGCTCTAAAATTGAACATCTTGGGGCTGGTGTTACCTCTGTTAGTGATGATCGTCTGCTACACAGGGATTATAAAGATTCTGCTCAGACGACCAAATGAGAAGAAGTCCAAAGCTGTGCGTCTGATTTTTCTCATCATGatcatcttctttctcttttggacCCCCTacaacctgactgtgtttgtttctgctttccaAGACTCCCTGTTCACCCATGAGTGTGAGCAGAGCAGACAGCTGGACCTGGCCATACAAGTGACAGAGGTGATTGCCTATACCCACTGTTGTGTCAACCCCGTGATCTACGTCTTTGTTGGTGAGAGATTCCGCAAGTATCTACGTCAGTTGTTCCATAGAGCAGTGGCTGTGGCCCTGGCTAAATGGCTCCCCTTTCTCTCCACTGAGAGGCTGGAGAGGGTCAGCTCCATGTCCCCCTCCACAGGGGAGCATGAACTCTCTAATGGGTTCTGA